One window of Lawsonibacter asaccharolyticus genomic DNA carries:
- a CDS encoding GTP-binding protein — MTDRSLIRNFSIIAHIDHGKSTLSDRLIELCDAVPQREMESQLLDNMDLERERGITIKARAVRLDYKAEDGRTYALNLIDTPGHVDFNYEVSRSLAACEGAVLVVDSTQGVEAQTLANTYLALEHDLEILPVFNKIDLPAADPQKAKHEVEDIIGLPALDAPEISAKQGINIPAVLEDIVQNVPAPAGDPDAPLKALIFDSQYDPYLGVIVYFRVMEGTLKKGMGVKMMASGASYQVLDCGYLRPLGMDSCQQLTAGEVGWFTASIKNVKDTQVGDTITGADCPSAAPLPGYRPAQPMVFCGIYTEDGSKYPDLRDALDKLQLNDASLSFEPESSIALGFGFRCGFLGMLHMEIIQERLEREFDLDLVTTLPSVIYEVTKTDGTVVRVDNPHNYPDPGAILEAREPYAKVSIISPPDYVGNIMPMCQDRRGVFKDMQYLDTNLVELHYSMPIGEIIYDFFDALKARTKGYASLDYELEGYEPSELVKVDLLLNGDQVDALSFIAHRDKAYARARRICEKLKENIPRQLFEVPVQAAIGGKIIARETVKAMRKDVLAKCYGGDITRKKKLLEKQKEGKKKMRTLGTVQLPTEAFMAVLKLDEE, encoded by the coding sequence ATGACTGACCGATCTTTGATCCGCAACTTTTCCATCATCGCCCACATCGACCACGGAAAATCCACGCTGTCTGACCGGCTCATTGAGCTGTGTGACGCCGTCCCCCAGCGGGAGATGGAGTCCCAGCTGCTGGACAACATGGATCTGGAGCGGGAGCGGGGCATCACCATCAAGGCCCGGGCCGTCCGCCTGGACTACAAGGCGGAGGACGGCAGGACCTATGCCCTGAACCTGATCGACACCCCGGGCCACGTGGACTTCAACTATGAGGTGTCCCGGTCCCTGGCCGCCTGCGAGGGCGCGGTGCTGGTGGTGGACTCTACCCAGGGTGTGGAGGCCCAGACCCTGGCTAACACCTATCTGGCCCTGGAGCACGACCTGGAGATCCTGCCCGTGTTCAACAAGATCGACCTCCCCGCCGCCGACCCCCAGAAGGCCAAGCACGAGGTGGAGGACATCATCGGCCTGCCCGCCCTGGACGCGCCGGAGATCTCTGCCAAGCAGGGGATCAACATCCCCGCTGTGCTGGAGGACATCGTGCAGAACGTCCCCGCCCCCGCCGGCGACCCGGACGCCCCTCTGAAAGCCCTGATCTTTGACAGCCAGTATGACCCCTATCTGGGCGTCATCGTCTATTTCCGGGTGATGGAGGGCACGCTGAAAAAGGGCATGGGGGTCAAAATGATGGCCTCCGGTGCCAGCTATCAGGTGCTGGACTGCGGGTATCTCCGCCCCCTGGGCATGGACTCCTGCCAGCAGCTCACCGCCGGTGAGGTGGGCTGGTTCACCGCCTCTATCAAGAACGTAAAGGACACTCAGGTGGGTGACACCATCACCGGCGCCGACTGTCCCTCTGCAGCCCCCCTCCCCGGCTATCGGCCGGCCCAGCCCATGGTCTTCTGCGGCATCTACACCGAGGACGGCTCCAAATATCCTGATCTGCGGGATGCCTTGGATAAGCTCCAGCTCAACGACGCCTCCCTGTCCTTCGAACCCGAGTCCTCCATTGCCCTGGGCTTTGGGTTCCGCTGCGGCTTTTTGGGCATGCTCCACATGGAGATCATCCAGGAGCGGCTGGAGCGGGAATTCGACCTGGACTTGGTCACCACCCTCCCCTCCGTGATCTACGAGGTCACCAAGACGGACGGCACCGTGGTGCGGGTGGACAACCCCCACAACTACCCCGATCCCGGCGCCATCCTGGAGGCCCGGGAGCCCTATGCTAAGGTCTCCATCATCTCTCCCCCCGACTATGTGGGCAACATCATGCCCATGTGTCAGGACCGCCGGGGCGTGTTTAAGGACATGCAGTATCTGGACACCAACCTGGTGGAGCTGCACTACTCCATGCCCATCGGCGAGATCATCTACGACTTCTTTGACGCCCTGAAGGCCCGCACCAAGGGCTATGCCTCCCTGGACTACGAGCTGGAGGGCTATGAGCCCAGCGAACTGGTCAAGGTGGACCTGCTGCTCAACGGAGACCAGGTCGACGCCCTCAGCTTCATCGCCCACAGGGACAAGGCCTATGCCCGGGCCCGACGCATCTGCGAGAAGCTGAAGGAAAACATCCCCCGCCAGCTCTTTGAGGTCCCGGTCCAGGCGGCCATCGGCGGCAAGATCATCGCCCGGGAGACCGTCAAGGCCATGCGGAAGGACGTGCTGGCCAAGTGCTACGGCGGCGACATCACCCGCAAGAAGAAGCTGCTGGAGAAGCAAAAGGAAGGCAAAAAGAAAATGCGTACCTTGGGCACAGTCCAACTGCCCACTGAAGCTTTCATGGCAGTCCTCAAGCTGGATGAGGAGTGA
- a CDS encoding cell shape-determining protein MreC — protein MKHFLRQNGLLLLIIALLLSVLIGIVSAVMGGNADPLSNAVGFITTPIRNGVSAVLDWADGVRAYVFHYEEMEQQIQDLERQVAELEEQAREGQEASRENEQLRELLDLQAKRRDFVFESAKVTARSSTNWDSTLTIGKGSSAGLEVNDCVITETGTLVGVVSEVGLNWSKVSTLINTDIEIGGQVTRTYSAGILEGDFTLMSQGKLKLSYLPDGAQLVAGDEVVTSGKGDVFPSGLVVGTVEAVFTDPSGMNRYAVVEPDVDLDSLVEVFVIKSFDIVE, from the coding sequence ATGAAACATTTTCTGCGGCAGAATGGCCTGCTGCTCCTGATCATCGCCCTGCTGCTGTCGGTGCTGATCGGCATCGTGTCCGCCGTGATGGGGGGCAACGCCGACCCTCTCTCCAACGCGGTGGGCTTCATCACCACCCCCATCCGCAATGGGGTGAGCGCCGTGCTGGACTGGGCCGACGGCGTGCGTGCCTATGTCTTTCATTATGAGGAGATGGAGCAGCAGATCCAGGACCTGGAGCGCCAGGTCGCTGAGCTGGAGGAGCAGGCCCGGGAGGGCCAGGAGGCCAGCCGGGAGAACGAGCAGCTGAGGGAGCTGCTGGATCTGCAGGCCAAGCGGAGGGACTTCGTCTTTGAGTCCGCCAAGGTCACCGCCCGCTCCTCCACCAACTGGGACTCCACTCTCACCATCGGCAAGGGGAGCAGCGCGGGTCTGGAGGTCAATGACTGCGTGATCACCGAGACAGGCACCCTGGTGGGGGTGGTCTCTGAGGTGGGTCTGAACTGGTCCAAGGTCTCCACCCTGATCAATACCGACATCGAGATCGGCGGCCAGGTCACCCGCACTTACAGTGCCGGGATCCTGGAGGGAGACTTCACCCTGATGAGCCAGGGCAAGCTGAAGCTGAGCTATCTGCCCGACGGTGCCCAGCTGGTAGCAGGGGACGAGGTGGTGACCTCCGGCAAGGGGGACGTGTTCCCCTCCGGCCTGGTGGTGGGCACCGTGGAGGCCGTCTTCACCGACCCCTCCGGCATGAACCGCTACGCGGTGGTGGAGCCCGATGTGGACCTGGACAGCCTGGTGGAAGTCTTTGTCATCAAGAGCTTTGACATCGTGGAGTGA
- a CDS encoding acyl-CoA synthetase, whose protein sequence is MFSRQRLFWHRGPYDLPSTDQLFLQATADCCAFHMARCPQYRAIAEHLGFSPDQLRTMDDLVRVPMLPTLFFKRHALFSMPRRRMVMKVTSSGTSGTFSQVGFDLGCIWAEVPMVLRLGWRHRLISFRPANYVVLGYKPDRRSSAGVTRTMFGMTFFAPPLRRFYALRWQGEGYVPDLDGAVEALERFSCSPFPTRIVGFPSYLWFGLKRMEELGISLRLRPGSKILLAGGWKQHWQQQVDKSVLYSLVRRVLGVGEEDIHELFGAVEHPIFYNTCPRHHFHVPIYSRVLIRDPATLEPLPMGQVGLVNLISPLIRATPVTSVVTDDLGYLTPGDACGCGLTSPYLTLLGRVGLGDIKTCAAGAADLLGKGEGF, encoded by the coding sequence ATGTTCAGCCGGCAGCGCCTGTTCTGGCACCGCGGGCCCTATGACCTGCCCAGCACAGACCAGCTCTTTCTCCAGGCGACGGCGGACTGCTGCGCCTTCCACATGGCCCGCTGCCCCCAGTACCGGGCCATTGCGGAGCACCTGGGCTTCTCCCCGGACCAGCTGCGCACCATGGACGACCTGGTCCGGGTGCCCATGCTGCCCACCCTGTTCTTCAAGCGCCACGCCCTCTTCTCCATGCCCCGGCGGCGGATGGTGATGAAGGTCACCTCCTCGGGGACCAGCGGCACCTTCAGCCAGGTGGGCTTCGACCTGGGCTGCATCTGGGCGGAGGTCCCCATGGTCCTCCGGCTGGGCTGGCGGCACCGGCTCATCTCTTTCCGCCCCGCCAACTATGTGGTGCTGGGTTACAAGCCAGACCGGCGCAGCTCTGCCGGCGTCACCCGCACCATGTTCGGCATGACCTTCTTCGCCCCGCCCCTCCGCCGCTTTTATGCCCTCCGCTGGCAGGGGGAGGGCTACGTCCCTGACCTGGACGGTGCGGTGGAGGCCCTGGAGCGGTTCTCCTGCTCTCCCTTCCCCACCCGGATCGTGGGCTTCCCCTCCTATCTCTGGTTCGGACTGAAGCGGATGGAAGAGCTGGGCATCTCCCTGCGCCTGCGGCCCGGTTCCAAGATCCTGCTGGCCGGGGGCTGGAAGCAGCACTGGCAGCAGCAGGTGGACAAGTCAGTGCTCTACTCCCTGGTCCGGCGGGTGCTGGGGGTGGGGGAGGAGGACATCCATGAGCTGTTCGGCGCCGTAGAGCACCCCATCTTCTATAACACCTGCCCCAGGCACCACTTCCATGTGCCCATCTACTCCCGGGTCCTGATCCGTGACCCGGCCACCCTGGAGCCCCTGCCCATGGGACAGGTGGGGCTGGTCAACCTCATCTCCCCCCTCATCCGGGCCACTCCGGTCACCAGCGTGGTCACTGACGACCTGGGCTATCTCACCCCGGGGGATGCCTGCGGGTGCGGCCTGACCTCCCCCTACCTGACCCTGCTGGGCCGGGTGGGCCTGGGGGACATCAAGACCTGCGCCGCCGGCGCGGCGGACCTGCTGGGAAAGGGGGAGGGGTTTTGA
- a CDS encoding rod shape-determining protein MreD: MTRRDQIYKWCIYALGLFPIWVLDAFVLSRYPLLGITPTLLPLAVSAVAVLEGALPGSGFGLAVGLLWTLAYPGSSSLLVFGMALAGFLVGIVSQYALNQNFLGCLICSAAVLAVQEVVRLLAGLFTQIAPIQSLLQVAVPEFLWSLCWMPLVYLIFRSIFRRVGGTRLA; the protein is encoded by the coding sequence GTGACCCGACGAGACCAAATCTATAAGTGGTGCATCTACGCCCTGGGGCTCTTCCCCATCTGGGTGCTGGACGCCTTTGTCCTCAGCCGCTATCCCCTGCTGGGGATCACTCCCACCCTTCTGCCTCTGGCGGTCTCCGCCGTGGCGGTGCTGGAGGGGGCCCTTCCCGGCTCCGGCTTTGGACTGGCGGTGGGTCTGCTCTGGACGCTGGCCTACCCGGGCAGCAGCAGCCTGCTGGTCTTCGGCATGGCGCTGGCCGGCTTCCTGGTGGGCATCGTCTCCCAGTATGCCCTGAACCAGAACTTCCTGGGTTGCCTGATCTGCTCCGCGGCCGTCCTGGCCGTGCAGGAGGTCGTCCGCCTGCTGGCCGGCCTGTTCACCCAGATCGCCCCCATCCAGTCGCTGCTCCAGGTGGCGGTGCCGGAGTTCCTCTGGTCTCTGTGCTGGATGCCCTTGGTCTATCTCATCTTCCGATCCATCTTCCGCCGGGTGGGGGGCACCCGCCTGGCGTGA
- a CDS encoding deoxyuridine 5'-triphosphate nucleotidohydrolase, with product MELNVKALSPKIGTEIPAPFYASAGAAAMDLHACVDQAVTIPAGGRAVIPTGIAIALPSAGYVALVFARSGLGIKHGIAPANCVGVIDSDYRGEILVGLQNSGDADYVIQPADRIAQLMVVPVVQAQVKMVDQLDETQRGAGGFGSTGK from the coding sequence ATGGAACTGAACGTCAAAGCCCTCTCCCCCAAGATCGGGACAGAGATCCCCGCCCCCTTCTACGCCAGCGCCGGCGCCGCCGCCATGGATCTGCATGCCTGTGTGGACCAGGCGGTGACCATCCCCGCCGGCGGGCGGGCGGTGATCCCCACTGGCATCGCCATCGCCCTCCCCTCCGCCGGCTATGTGGCCCTGGTCTTCGCCCGCAGCGGCCTGGGCATCAAACACGGCATCGCCCCTGCCAACTGCGTGGGCGTCATCGACAGCGACTACCGGGGAGAGATCCTGGTGGGACTCCAGAACTCCGGGGACGCAGACTACGTCATCCAGCCCGCTGACCGCATCGCCCAGCTGATGGTGGTCCCGGTGGTCCAGGCCCAGGTGAAGATGGTGGACCAGCTGGATGAGACCCAGCGGGGCGCCGGTGGCTTCGGCTCCACCGGGAAATAG